The following coding sequences lie in one Streptococcus suis genomic window:
- a CDS encoding site-specific integrase yields the protein MAYFRKRDNGWEYRISYKAPDGSFKQKSKGGFATKKLAQSAASKAERLLNNNVFVDDKQTFLDYYHNWAEIHKKPNVTPVTWKKYQHTESKVKLYFKDTKLTEITNSMYQQVLNQFASTHTQETVEKFHYQVKAAVKMAVHEGIIERNFCDFAIIRSSVESFAKETKFLEMEEYIDLIRQTRKKIKYHSYAIIYLIAVTGMRFAEAVGLTWDDIDFENGLIDINKTYNYNTTFDFAPTKNSSSMRKVPIDDQTINLLIEYKEKYWIENNQNRIFASVSNAAANKTIKKIVGRNVHIHSLRHTYASYLITQGVELISISQLLGHENLNITLKVYAHQLESLKEKSNDKVRKIFEKFGADLGQT from the coding sequence ATGGCATATTTTAGAAAAAGAGATAACGGATGGGAATACCGTATCTCATATAAGGCTCCTGACGGATCATTTAAGCAAAAATCAAAAGGTGGGTTTGCTACTAAGAAATTAGCTCAATCTGCTGCAAGCAAAGCAGAGAGATTGCTTAACAATAATGTATTTGTTGATGACAAACAAACATTTTTGGACTATTATCACAACTGGGCTGAGATACATAAAAAGCCAAATGTCACGCCTGTCACTTGGAAGAAATATCAGCATACAGAAAGCAAAGTCAAGTTGTACTTTAAAGATACAAAGTTAACCGAAATTACAAATAGCATGTATCAACAAGTACTCAATCAATTTGCCAGCACACACACCCAAGAAACAGTTGAAAAATTCCATTATCAAGTCAAGGCAGCAGTCAAGATGGCGGTGCACGAGGGCATCATTGAGCGGAACTTCTGCGATTTTGCGATCATACGCTCGTCGGTAGAATCATTCGCAAAAGAAACCAAGTTTTTAGAAATGGAGGAGTACATCGACTTAATCCGACAGACAAGAAAAAAGATAAAATATCATTCGTATGCAATCATATACTTAATCGCTGTCACAGGTATGCGTTTTGCTGAAGCAGTTGGATTGACTTGGGATGATATAGATTTTGAAAATGGATTGATTGACATCAATAAAACTTACAACTACAATACTACATTTGATTTTGCACCAACAAAAAATAGTAGCTCGATGAGAAAAGTCCCTATTGATGACCAGACTATCAATTTACTGATTGAGTACAAAGAAAAGTACTGGATTGAGAATAATCAAAATAGAATTTTTGCTTCCGTTTCGAATGCAGCAGCCAATAAGACTATTAAGAAAATTGTTGGGCGAAATGTCCACATACATTCACTAAGACATACCTACGCATCATACCTGATTACCCAAGGTGTTGAGTTGATTTCCATTTCCCAATTATTAGGACATGAAAATTTAAACATCACACTCAAAGTCTATGCCCACCAGCTTGAATCATTAAAAGAAAAAAGCAATGACAAGGTCAGAAAGATATTTGAAAAATTTGGGGCAGATTTGGGGCAGACATAA
- a CDS encoding DNA damage-inducible protein D, whose protein sequence is MEQSKIYRTKEKFDSIVNQTENEFIDYWYARDLMPLLGYERWENFHKAIHRAMNSIETSDTKVSDHFREVTKMVPLGSGSERPVKDYMLTRYACYLIAINGDTNKEEIAFAQSYFAVQTRKQELIEERLHYIERTEARGKLKESEKRLSQNIYERGVDDRGFGRIRSKGDMALFGGHSTQEMKERLGVKSNRPLADFLPTLTIAAKNLATEMTNYNVEENNLHGEKSITDEHVLNNTTIRNMLAQRGIKPEELPPAEDLKKLERKVKQQNKKLIKEAGKLP, encoded by the coding sequence ATGGAACAATCAAAAATTTATAGAACCAAAGAAAAATTCGATAGCATAGTCAATCAAACCGAAAATGAATTCATTGATTACTGGTATGCCCGTGACCTCATGCCATTACTAGGTTACGAACGCTGGGAGAATTTTCACAAAGCAATTCACAGAGCCATGAACTCCATAGAAACCAGTGATACCAAGGTATCAGACCATTTTCGTGAGGTCACGAAAATGGTTCCGCTAGGTAGTGGTTCTGAACGTCCAGTAAAAGACTATATGCTCACCCGCTACGCTTGTTACCTCATCGCTATTAACGGTGACACCAACAAAGAAGAGATCGCCTTTGCTCAATCCTATTTCGCAGTCCAAACCAGGAAGCAAGAATTGATTGAGGAACGACTTCATTATATCGAACGCACCGAAGCACGAGGAAAACTCAAAGAATCTGAAAAACGTCTGTCTCAAAACATCTATGAAAGAGGTGTTGATGACAGAGGTTTCGGACGAATTCGCTCAAAAGGGGATATGGCACTATTTGGAGGACATAGCACGCAGGAAATGAAAGAACGTCTTGGTGTCAAAAGCAACCGTCCACTAGCTGACTTCTTACCAACTCTGACCATCGCAGCAAAAAATCTAGCGACCGAGATGACAAATTACAATGTTGAAGAAAACAACCTCCATGGCGAAAAATCCATCACAGATGAACACGTTTTAAACAATACAACCATCAGAAACATGCTTGCACAACGTGGTATCAAACCAGAAGAACTACCACCAGCAGAAGACTTAAAAAAATTAGAACGCAAAGTAAAACAACAAAATAAAAAACTTATCAAAGAAGCAGGGAAATTACCTTAA
- a CDS encoding ferrous iron transport protein A: MKLQNLQVGQSYLVKDCLTQDDIRKHLAHLGLKVGEEIRIISKTKTNAIFQVKASRLALDREIIESLVLIEKSATEIINLSEAPIGSSARVMDIYAAGALRRRLMDMGLTKNTQLFLKKVAPLGDPIEITLRGYELTLRKSEAQMIGVQITSEVRK, translated from the coding sequence ATGAAACTACAAAACCTTCAAGTTGGACAATCTTATTTAGTCAAAGATTGTCTAACGCAAGATGATATTCGTAAACACTTAGCGCACTTGGGTTTAAAAGTCGGAGAAGAGATTCGCATCATTTCAAAAACCAAGACCAATGCAATTTTCCAAGTCAAGGCAAGCCGTCTAGCCCTAGACAGAGAAATTATCGAATCTCTGGTTTTAATAGAAAAGTCAGCTACCGAAATAATCAATCTATCCGAGGCACCTATTGGTAGCTCAGCCAGGGTCATGGACATCTATGCAGCAGGTGCACTCCGTCGTCGCCTCATGGATATGGGACTTACAAAGAACACGCAGCTATTTCTCAAAAAAGTCGCTCCCCTGGGCGATCCAATCGAAATTACCTTGAGAGGCTATGAGCTGACACTACGCAAATCCGAAGCGCAAATGATTGGTGTT
- a CDS encoding XRE family transcriptional regulator, whose product MSLGNKEVMSNNLKYYMDKKGVDRNQLCSDLDLKYMTVSDWINAKTYPRIDKIELLANYFGINKSDLIEEKSTIPSSSIPLPNFDPRKTILLSNYYKLNDTRKNKLLATSEMLLAEEQGKIIDISEKRAEYDARKRISLSVPGKVSAGTGYWQEDDYDTMVDFYADDIPDESKYDTVAVVVGHSMEPKIKNGDFLFIKLKDQVDLNKVGIFQVDGENYVKKLKSDHLQSLNPDYDDIQFTEDMRTIGEVVEVYRER is encoded by the coding sequence ATGTCATTAGGAAATAAAGAGGTTATGTCAAATAATCTAAAATACTATATGGACAAAAAAGGGGTTGATAGAAACCAACTTTGTTCTGATTTAGATTTGAAATATATGACCGTTTCTGATTGGATAAACGCTAAAACCTATCCCAGAATCGATAAAATCGAATTACTTGCAAATTATTTTGGAATTAACAAATCGGATTTGATTGAAGAAAAATCCACAATCCCTTCTTCTTCCATCCCTCTTCCCAACTTCGACCCACGGAAGACTATTCTGCTATCTAACTACTACAAGCTCAACGACACACGCAAGAATAAGCTCCTGGCGACCTCTGAGATGCTTCTAGCCGAAGAGCAAGGGAAAATCATTGACATATCAGAAAAACGTGCAGAATATGACGCTAGAAAGCGTATCAGCCTATCTGTACCAGGCAAGGTATCTGCTGGTACAGGCTATTGGCAAGAAGATGATTACGATACTATGGTTGACTTCTACGCAGACGACATTCCAGACGAAAGCAAGTACGACACCGTTGCAGTCGTTGTTGGCCACTCCATGGAACCCAAAATCAAAAACGGCGACTTCCTCTTTATCAAACTCAAGGACCAGGTAGATCTAAACAAAGTCGGAATTTTCCAAGTTGACGGCGAAAACTACGTCAAGAAACTAAAAAGCGACCACCTACAGTCACTAAACCCAGACTATGACGACATCCAATTCACCGAAGACATGCGCACCATCGGCGAAGTCGTGGAGGTGTATAGGGAGAGGTAA